The Moorena producens PAL-8-15-08-1 genomic interval TTGCTGGAATCATTTTGAATAGAAGTGAAATCAATCAGTGAGTTCAACTTGAGCAAGGTTGAATCGTTGAGGCCGGGGATACCGCCCCCAACGATGATTAAGTCATAGGTGAATCAACTCATGAACGCACTAAATTATCTTTGTTTTGCTCAGAAGCCATGTTTTGGGCGGACACCCCTGGGGATGCGGCCCGCACAGCCCGGAACATGCCAAAGCGACACAATCCCGCCCCAAAGGCTAGTCGCATCAGCAAGAAGGTGGGCACTTCCCGCAGGGACTTGATAAACCCGACAAAACCAAATTTAAGTAATCCGCCTGGGCGGACAAGGCCCTGCCAGATAGAATCCAGCCAGGCGGGGAGGGTTTCCTGAGTCCAATCAGCAGTGGCCACCTGGCCTGCGACTAGCCCCGTCGCCTCCAACTGTTCTGAAAAGCCTTCAATGCTGGAAAAGGCCGGGTGAGACCATTGATCGAGCAGTTGTCGCATCACCGGACGCTCCCACCAGTTCAGGGGTTTGCGTCGGTCGTCCCGCTGATTCCAGTCGGCAATGACCAGAATTCCACCCGGTTTCAGAACGCGCAATAGCTCTCTGGCAAACTGCGCCTTGTCAGCTATATGTGGGCCTACCTCGATCGACCAGACCACATCAAAACTGGCATCGGGAAATGAAAGAGCCAGGGCATCATCGACCTGAAAGTGGGCATTCACCCCAGGCGGTGTCAGTTCTTGAGCACGTTTGACTTGCTGAGGGCTGATGGTGATTCCCGTGACGGCAAAACCACAGTCCCGCGCCAGAATGCGACTGCTGCCGCCAATGCCACAGCCCACATCTAAGACCGTAGTACCGGCAGAAAGCTTGTCTAAGCCACCCCAGCGCACCATTTCATGCACAAAATCCGACTTGGCTTGGAGAAAATCCTTTTTGCGGGACGGAGAGCCATAGTGCCCCAGGTGGATATGTTCGCCCCAATAGAACTCTAAAATGCCATCATTCGTCCAATCGTCATAGGAATTGGCGACAGAATCAGAAGACTGATAGCGACGAGCTGTAAGGAGATAAAGCGTAATCCCGACTATCAGGAGTGCCAGTAAAATTCCCAGCGTAGCAACTAACACATTCATTTAGATTAAACCTCAACTTTCAATACTTCTATCTTCAATATCTTTAATCGAAACCAAACGGTCTGAGGCAGCATCCCACAGAAGGAATTGGGAGCACTCCAGCAGATTTCTGATTCCCAGGGTCTTTACATCCGAGAGCAGATGGCTATTTTCACGATAACAAGCTGCAAGATGGTAATTTGGAATTCTTTCGCAGAGATGATGAATAGTGTGATAGCCGATGTCTGCCGTAAACCATCTGAGAACGGCGGGTAATTCTAAATAACTGGTGCCCTCAACTGCACCGAGAACATAGTTCCAGCCTGCTGTTTTGTGAGCATACGCACCCTCAAAAATATGCTGCACAAAAAAGATCCAGATGAAAATCGTTGCAGAACAACTGAGTGTAATGGAGTAAATACTCCAAAACAGCCCAACTCCCCATAAATGGCTCAGGAAAATCCAACCACCAACCACACAAATGTTGTTAAACAGTACATCCCAAAATTCAGCAACGGACTGCCAATGTTTCGACTGATGAGCAGAGACGGTTTGCCCTAAG includes:
- a CDS encoding methyltransferase domain-containing protein codes for the protein MNVLVATLGILLALLIVGITLYLLTARRYQSSDSVANSYDDWTNDGILEFYWGEHIHLGHYGSPSRKKDFLQAKSDFVHEMVRWGGLDKLSAGTTVLDVGCGIGGSSRILARDCGFAVTGITISPQQVKRAQELTPPGVNAHFQVDDALALSFPDASFDVVWSIEVGPHIADKAQFARELLRVLKPGGILVIADWNQRDDRRKPLNWWERPVMRQLLDQWSHPAFSSIEGFSEQLEATGLVAGQVATADWTQETLPAWLDSIWQGLVRPGGLLKFGFVGFIKSLREVPTFLLMRLAFGAGLCRFGMFRAVRAASPGVSAQNMASEQNKDNLVRS